In Streptomyces sp. NBC_00414, a single window of DNA contains:
- a CDS encoding branched-chain amino acid ABC transporter substrate-binding protein, translating to MRQRSLIAITAALAAGALTLTACGSRDDDGGSDSGSDGTTVVIGVDAPLTGDLSALGLGIKNSVDLAAKTANKEKTVEGITFKVEALDDQAQPSAGQQNATKFVADKDVLGVVGPLNSSVAESMQKVFDDAKLVEISPANTGPTLTQGTDWQTKKVRTYKSYFRTATTDAIQGPFAAQYVYNDAKKKKVFVIDDKKTYGAGLAATFTDEFKKVGGKVVGTQHIDPDTKDFSAVVTQVKSSGADVVYYGGEYPQAGPLSKQIKAAGVKVPLVGGDGIYSADFIKLAGASGTGDLATSVGAPVEDLPSAKEFVANYKAAGYKEAYEAYGGYSYDSGWAIIEAVKKVVEDNDGKLPDDARAKITEAVQNVSFDGVTGKVSFDEYGDTTNKQLTVYSVENGDWKAIKSGTYTG from the coding sequence GTGCGTCAACGTTCGCTCATCGCCATCACCGCCGCTCTGGCGGCGGGAGCACTCACCCTCACCGCCTGTGGCTCGCGCGACGACGACGGCGGCTCGGACTCCGGCAGCGACGGCACCACTGTCGTCATCGGTGTCGACGCCCCGCTGACCGGCGACCTCTCCGCGCTGGGCCTCGGAATCAAGAACTCCGTGGACCTCGCCGCCAAGACGGCCAACAAGGAAAAGACCGTCGAGGGCATCACCTTCAAGGTCGAAGCCCTCGACGACCAGGCACAGCCCTCCGCGGGCCAGCAGAACGCCACCAAGTTCGTCGCCGACAAGGACGTCCTCGGTGTCGTCGGCCCGCTGAACTCCTCGGTCGCCGAGTCCATGCAGAAGGTCTTCGACGACGCCAAGCTCGTCGAGATCTCCCCCGCCAACACGGGCCCGACCCTCACCCAGGGCACGGACTGGCAGACCAAGAAGGTCCGCACGTACAAGTCGTACTTCCGCACCGCGACCACGGACGCCATCCAGGGCCCGTTCGCCGCGCAGTACGTCTACAACGACGCGAAGAAGAAGAAGGTCTTCGTCATCGACGACAAGAAGACCTACGGCGCCGGTCTGGCCGCCACCTTCACCGACGAGTTCAAGAAGGTCGGCGGCAAGGTCGTCGGGACCCAGCACATCGACCCCGACACCAAGGACTTCTCCGCCGTCGTCACCCAGGTGAAGAGCTCCGGCGCCGACGTCGTCTACTACGGCGGCGAGTACCCGCAGGCCGGCCCGCTCAGCAAGCAGATCAAGGCCGCGGGCGTCAAGGTCCCGCTCGTCGGCGGTGACGGCATCTACAGCGCCGACTTCATCAAGCTGGCCGGCGCCAGCGGCACCGGCGACCTCGCCACCTCGGTCGGCGCGCCCGTCGAGGACCTGCCCTCCGCCAAGGAGTTCGTCGCCAACTACAAGGCCGCGGGCTACAAGGAGGCCTACGAGGCCTACGGCGGCTACTCCTACGACTCGGGCTGGGCGATCATCGAGGCCGTGAAGAAGGTCGTCGAGGACAACGACGGCAAGCTCCCGGACGACGCCCGCGCCAAGATCACGGAAGCCGTGCAGAACGTCTCGTTCGACGGTGTGACCGGCAAGGTCTCCTTCGACGAGTACGGCGACACGACCAACAAGCAGCTCACGGTCTACTCCGTCGAGAACGGCGACTGGAAGGCCATCAAGTCCGGCACCTACACCGGCTGA
- a CDS encoding Tat pathway signal sequence domain protein: MSGVGPVEPGEGTRAWDDIEPPPPPGHGQPRTGPAAFYARHRRALFASATAAALLAAGGYLYATRPQAPPPAVGPYPSQVVDITYLGREGSLANAPRGRFTFAVRVTARSGPTITVVKISQPYTGLSLTSVPKTPFRTKTGFGHKIIVTMNVTECAKTPRNAGLPFLDVTLRNTRAIEDHSYILGERYAHDLSEALQVACSNDPPSLAKRQDAAENTAARSAGSHNVDRTNRL, encoded by the coding sequence TTGAGTGGTGTCGGCCCGGTCGAACCGGGTGAGGGCACGCGCGCGTGGGACGACATCGAGCCTCCCCCGCCACCGGGCCACGGACAACCGCGGACAGGCCCCGCGGCCTTCTACGCCCGGCACCGCCGCGCCCTGTTCGCGTCCGCGACGGCCGCGGCCCTCCTCGCGGCCGGCGGCTACCTCTACGCGACCCGGCCGCAGGCACCCCCGCCCGCGGTGGGGCCGTACCCGTCCCAGGTCGTCGACATCACCTATCTGGGCCGGGAGGGCTCACTCGCGAACGCGCCCAGGGGCCGTTTCACCTTCGCGGTGCGGGTCACCGCGCGGTCCGGACCCACCATCACCGTCGTGAAGATCTCCCAGCCCTACACGGGCCTGTCCCTGACGTCGGTGCCCAAGACACCGTTCCGCACGAAGACGGGTTTCGGCCACAAGATCATTGTCACTATGAATGTCACGGAATGCGCCAAAACACCGAGGAACGCCGGACTTCCTTTCCTGGACGTAACTCTGCGTAATACGCGCGCAATAGAAGACCACAGCTACATCCTGGGCGAGCGCTATGCGCACGACCTCTCAGAAGCCCTGCAAGTAGCCTGCAGCAACGACCCGCCGTCACTAGCAAAACGTCAGGACGCTGCTGAAAACACCGCCGCACGATCTGCGGGTTCTCACAATGTGGACCGGACGAATCGGCTGTAA
- a CDS encoding PaaI family thioesterase: MGEQHHVKFPQEVIDEYSALGVDLVAMFSAGHLGTRMGVQIIEASAERVVGTMPVEGNTQPYGLLHGGASAVLAETLGSVGAMLHGGSSKIAVGVDLNCTHHRGARSGLVTAVATPLHRGRSTATYEIVISDEDGKRVCSARLTCMLRDVRPSDAERVGATG, encoded by the coding sequence ATGGGCGAGCAGCACCACGTGAAGTTCCCGCAAGAGGTCATCGACGAGTACTCGGCGCTCGGCGTGGACCTGGTCGCCATGTTCTCCGCCGGACACCTCGGCACCCGTATGGGCGTCCAGATCATCGAGGCCTCCGCGGAACGCGTCGTGGGCACCATGCCGGTCGAGGGCAACACCCAGCCCTACGGGCTCCTGCACGGCGGCGCCTCCGCCGTGCTCGCGGAGACCCTCGGCTCGGTCGGCGCCATGCTGCACGGCGGCAGTTCCAAGATCGCCGTCGGCGTCGACCTCAACTGCACCCACCACCGGGGCGCCCGCTCCGGCCTCGTCACCGCGGTGGCCACACCCCTGCACCGCGGCCGCTCGACAGCCACGTACGAGATCGTGATCAGCGACGAGGACGGCAAGCGGGTGTGCAGCGCCCGGCTGACCTGCATGCTGCGCGACGTGCGGCCGAGCGACGCGGAGCGGGTGGGCGCCACCGGCTGA